A region from the Myripristis murdjan chromosome 23, fMyrMur1.1, whole genome shotgun sequence genome encodes:
- the LOC115355622 gene encoding uncharacterized protein LOC115355622: MSAASSLLSEDQFLCSICLDVFTDPVSTPCGHNFCKTCITQHWNVSTQCQCPLCKEDFKQRPELRVNTFISEMAAQFRKSSQKKDSSRSDRRCAKPGEVPCDVCTGTKLKALKSCLVCLASYCETHLEPHQRIPGLKTHQLIDPVDNLEGRMCKKHEKPLELFCKTDQMCVCLLCTVLDHKSHEIVPLKEEYEGKKAELGETEAEIQQMIQKRRVKIQEIKRSVELSREDAEREIADGVQVFTALMQSVERGQAELTDMIQEKQKTTEKQAEGFIEELQQEISELMRRSSEVEQLSHTEDHLHLLQSFPSLSAPPHTKNWTEVRVHRSSYEGSVSRAVAQLEETLGKEMKKLLEAELKRVQHFEVDVTLDPDTANPYLILSDDGKQVKTGDVKKNLPDNPERFSYCVSVLGKQSVSSGRFYYEVQVKGKTKWDLGVASGSIERKEKISLRPKNGFWTIWLRNKNEYKALAGPGVRLSLKSPPQKVGVFVDYEEGLVSFYDVDAAALIYSFTDCGFTEKLLPYFSPCPNDGGENSAPLIICPVNQTDYSHINAIDCSLNEGCAEMSAASCLLSEDQLLCSICLDVFTDPVTTPCGHNFCKTCITQHWDVNTPCQCPLCKEDFKQRPELRVNTFISEMAAQFRKSSQKKAGSRSDRRCAKPAEVPCDVCTGTKLKALKSCLVCLASYCETHLEPHQRIPGLKTHQLIDPVDNLEGRMCKKHDAPLQLFCKTDQMCVCLLCTFSDHKSHDIVPLKEECEGKKAELGETEAEIQQMIQKRRVKIQEIKRSVELSREDAEREIADGVRVFTALMQSVERGQAELIDMIEEKQKTTEKQAEGFIEELQQEISELMRRSSEVEQLSHTEDHLHLLQSFPSLSAPPHTKNWTEVRVHRSSYEGSVRRAVAQLEETLGKEMKKLLEAELKRVQHFEVDVTLDPDTANPYLILSDDGKQVSHGDVKKNLPDNPERFSHSVCVLGKQSFSSGRFYYEVQVKGKTKWDLGVARESIERKKNITLSPEDGYWSILLRNKNEYKAAAGPAVRLSLKSQPQKVGVFVDYEEGLVSFYDVDAAALIYSFTDCGFTEKLLPYFCPCPNDRGENSAPLIICPVNQTV; the protein is encoded by the exons ATGTCTGCTGCCAGCAGTCTGCTGTCTGAAGATCAGTTCCTgtgctccatctgtctggatgtgtTCACTGATCCAGTCAGCACACCATGTGGACACAACTTCTGCAAAACCTGCATCACACAGCACTGGAATGTTAGCACTCAGTGCCAGTGTCCTTTGTGTAAAGAGGATTTCAAACAAAGGCCTGAGCTGCGGGTCAACACTTTCATATCTGAGATGGCTGCTCAGTTCAGGAAGTCGTCTCAAAAGAAAGACAGCAGCCGCTCAGACCGACGATGTGCCAAACCAGGAGAAGTTCCCTGTGATGTCTGCACcgggaccaaactgaaggccctgaagtcctgcctggtgtgtctggcctcctactgtgagactcacctggagcctcatcAGAGGATCCCAggcctgaaaacacatcagctgatcgATCCTGTGGACAACCTGGAGGGCAGGATGTGTAAGAAGCACGAAAAACCACTGGAGCTTTTCTGCAAGACTGAccagatgtgtgtatgtctgctctgcactgttttAGACCACAAGTCACATGAGATTGTTCCTCTGAAAGAAGAATATGAAGGAAAGAAGGCTGAGCTGGGGGAGACAGAGGCTGAAATCCAGCAGATGATCCAGAAGAGACGAGTGAAGATTCAGGAGATCAAGCGATCAGTGGAGCTCAGCAGggaagatgcagagagagagatagcagacGGTGTGCAGGTCTTCACTGCTCTGATGCAGTCTGTTGAGAGAGGCCAGGCTGAGCTCACTGACATGATCcaagagaagcagaaaacaacagagaaacaggctgaAGGCTTCATCGAAGAGCTGCAACAGGAAATCTctgagctgatgaggagaagctctgaggtggagcagctctcacacactgaagatcacctccacctcctccaaagCTTCCCATCCCTCAGCGCTCCTCCACACACCAAGAACTGGACAGAGGTCAGAGTCCATCGCTCATCATACGAGGGGAGTGTGAGCAGAGCTGTGgctcagctggaggagacgctcggtaaagagatgaagaagctgctggaggctgAGCTGAAGAGGGTCCAGCACTTTGAGGTGGATGTGACTCTGGATCCTGATACAGCAAATCCCTATCTCATCCTGTCTGATGATGGGAAACAAGTAAAGACTGGTGATGTAAAGAAGAATCTCCCAGACAACCCAGAGAGATTTTCttattgtgtgtctgtcttagGAAAGCAGAGCGTCTCCTCAGGAAGATTTTACTACGAGGTTCAGGTTAAAGGGAAGACCAAGTGGGATTTAGGAGTGGCTAGTGGGTCGAttgagaggaaggaaaaaatcTCTCTGAGACCCAAGAACGGCTTCTGGACTATATGGCTGAGGAATAAAAATGAGTACAAAGCTCTTGCTGGCCCTGgtgtccgtctctctctgaaGTCTCCGCCTCAGAAGGTGGGGGTGTTTGTGGATTATGAGGAGGGTCTGGTCTCCTTTTATGACgtagatgctgcagctcttaTCTACTCCTTTACTGACTGCGGCTTCACTGAGAAACTCCTCCCATACTTCAGTCCCTGTCCTAATGATGGTGGTGAAAACTCGGCCCCTCTGATCATCtgtcctgtcaatcaaacagattA TTCCCACATCAATGCCATAGACTGTAGTTTGAATGAAGGT TGTGCAGAAATGTCTGCTGCCAGCTGTCTGCTATCTGAAGATCAGCTCCTgtgctccatctgtctggatgtgtTCACTGATCCAGTCACCACACCATGTGGACACAACTTCTGCAAAACCTGCATCACACAGCACTGGGATGTTAACACTCCGTGCCAGTGTCCTTTGTGTAAAGAGGATTTCAAACAAAGGCCTGAGCTGCGGGTCAACACTTTCATATCTGAGATGGCTGCTCAGTTCAGGAAGTCGTCTCAAAAGAAAGCCGGCAGCCGCTCAGACCGACGATGTGCCAAACCAGCAGAAGTTCCCTGTGACGTCTGCACcgggaccaaactgaaggccctgaagtcctgcctggtgtgtctggcctcctactgtgagactcacctggagcctcatcAGAGGATCCCAggcctgaaaacacatcagctgatcgATCCTGTGGACAACCTGGAGGGCAGGATGTGTAAGAAGCACGATGCACCGCTGCAGCTATTCTGCAAGACTgaccagatgtgtgtgtgtctgctctgcacCTTTTCAGACCACAAGTCACATGACATTGTTCCTCTGAAGGAAGAATGTGAAGGAAAGAAGGCTGAGCTGGGGGAGACAGAGGCTGAAATCCAGCAGATGATCCAGAAGAGACGAGTGAAGATTCAGGAGATCAAACGGTCAGTGGAGCTCAGCAGggaagatgcagagagagagatagcagacGGTGTGCGGGTCTTCACTGCTCTGATGCAGTCTGTTGAGAGAGGCCAGGCTGAGCTCATTGACATGAttgaagagaagcagaaaacaacagagaaacaggctgaAGGCTTCATCGAAGAGCTGCAACAGGAAATCTctgagctgatgaggagaagctctgaggtggagcagctctcacacactgaagaccacctccacctcctccagagctTCCCATCCCTCAGCGCTCCTCCACACACCAAGAACTGGACAGAGGTCAGAGTCCATCGCTCATCATACGAGGGGAGTGTGAGGAGAGCTGTGgctcagctggaggagacgctcggtaaagagatgaagaagctgctggaggctgAGCTGAAGAGGGTCCAGCACTTTGAGGTGGATGTGACTCTGGATCCTGATACAGCAAATCCCTATCTCATCCTGTCTGATGATGGGAAACAAGTAAGTCATGGTGATGTAAAGAAGAATCTCCCAGACAACCCAGAGAGATTTTCTCATAGTGTCTGTGTCTTAGGAAAGCAGAGCTTCTCCTCAGGAAGATTTTACTACGAGGTTCAGGTTAAAGGGAAGACCAAGTGGGATTTAGGAGTGGCTAGAGAGTCGattgagaggaagaaaaacatcacTCTGAGCCCCGAGGACGGCTACTGGAGTATATTGCTGAGGAATAAAAATGAGTACAAAGCTGCTGCTGGCCCtgctgtccgtctctctctgaaGTCTCAGCCTCAGAAGGTGGGGGTGTTTGTGGATTATGAGGAGGGTCTGGTCTCCTTTTATGACgtagatgctgcagctcttaTCTACTCCTTTACTGACTGCGGCTTCACTGAGAAACTCCTCCCATACTTCTGTCCCTGTCCTAATGATCGTGGTGAAAACTCGGCCCCTCTGATCATCtgtcctgtcaatcaaacagtttaG